AGAAACCTCTGGATGTCGCTTCAAAAATCCCTAAAAAAATCAAACGATAAATAcagattaaaatacatttttttggcGACTTACTTTTAACCATCCATCTCCAGGTCGATTATGTTTAAAGTTATTGGGGCGAGGATTTTCGGTTAAAAATTTTTGCACGCTGCTTTTTAAATCGTTAGCCTTTTTGGGGAAACCTTTTGAAGCGGTTTCTTGTATCCATCTGGAATATTGAATGTAAAATCAAATAATGCTATAGATCAAGATAAATTTAATGAACGTACCTAACCAGAGTATTCTCCTCCTCGCAAGTTAAAATAGGAGACGGTCCAAGTGTATCTTTATGTTCCGgatgttttaatttaaattcTATAGTGGACTTCGGAATTCCATATTTTT
This genomic window from Diabrotica virgifera virgifera chromosome 1, PGI_DIABVI_V3a contains:
- the LOC126878919 gene encoding mblk-1-related factor 1-like, with amino-acid sequence MPKLRKYDKNKLIEAVKDVQNGTESYRTAEKKYGIPKSTIEFKLKHPEHKDTLGPSPILTCEEENTLVRWIQETASKGFPKKANDLKSSVQKFLTENPRPNNFKHNRPGDGWLKVSRQKNVF